In the genome of Macellibacteroides fermentans, one region contains:
- the tsaE gene encoding tRNA (adenosine(37)-N6)-threonylcarbamoyltransferase complex ATPase subunit type 1 TsaE yields MTTIQINSLDSIRESAKAFLAAMDDRTVFAFHGQMGAGKTTFIKAICEELGVEDVINSPTFAIINEYRSETTGELIYHFDFYRINKLSEAEDIGTEDYFYSGALCFIEWPEKIEDLLPGDVVEVTIKENPDGTRTVEIN; encoded by the coding sequence TCAGATTAACAGTTTAGATTCTATCCGCGAATCGGCAAAGGCTTTTCTGGCGGCAATGGACGATCGTACGGTATTTGCCTTTCATGGTCAGATGGGCGCAGGTAAGACAACCTTCATCAAGGCCATCTGTGAAGAACTTGGCGTTGAGGATGTTATCAACAGCCCCACATTCGCTATCATCAACGAATACCGTTCCGAAACTACCGGCGAGCTTATCTATCACTTTGATTTCTACCGCATCAACAAACTGAGCGAAGCCGAAGATATCGGAACAGAAGATTACTTCTATTCGGGCGCCCTTTGTTTCATCGAATGGCCCGAGAAGATCGAAGACCTGTTGCCGGGCGACGTAGTGGAGGTTACAATCAAAGAAAACCCGGACGGTACACGTACCGTAGAAATAAACTAA
- a CDS encoding immunity 17 family protein, which yields MGPSEYFILVIFIALGLFSLTAAILNIDWYFKTSGAATFIKLFGRQGARIFYGLLGLALIACGVCGLLYW from the coding sequence ATGGGCCCCTCAGAGTATTTTATCCTGGTAATCTTTATCGCATTGGGACTGTTTTCACTTACAGCAGCCATCCTGAACATCGATTGGTATTTCAAAACCAGTGGAGCTGCCACGTTCATTAAATTATTCGGCCGTCAAGGAGCCCGTATATTTTATGGACTCCTTGGGTTGGCACTCATTGCCTGTGGGGTATGCGGTTTACTCTATTGGTAA